Proteins found in one Exiguobacterium sp. 9-2 genomic segment:
- a CDS encoding phytoene desaturase family protein, which produces MKIGFVGAGVGTLHAALLLTARHPGVEITIFEKEAHVGGRLRSVDFESGGRIDEGPTIVLMPGKLKEQLAEAGVTGVKLERVDPLYDLHFDDGTVVTKVSDVVDQAIAIERQFGEGRGFYEFMHQKEKDYKTSVSKFLERGYRRKTELLHPEMMRPLLQMHALETAHDHLKRYFKSKYLRMAYSFPTFYIGGNPYTTPSIYGLIPYREQAEGVWYVKGGYFSLAERMYDTLVERGVRFVFEAPVERVVVDQGQAKEIVLQGGTHEAFDQIVLNGEFPLMERLVEGKQPKTYTPSGGTLLLYFKMKGKVDLPVHRFLMPNDLEPLMTNIFKKGRLPEHPAVYLFHPSQIDRSLTGTDDSVVYSLIPSPRGYGVKDYEKVDFVETVLEKIEHHHPGFREKIQEMKIRTPNDAQAFGLYEGGSFGIAPTIRQSAALKTQAKPYPDIDRLYAVGASVHPCGGVPVVMMGATILVNRMEQEMGWKHEFSDDPERVYQM; this is translated from the coding sequence ATGAAAATAGGATTCGTAGGAGCAGGCGTCGGAACACTGCATGCAGCACTTTTGCTGACAGCAAGACATCCGGGAGTCGAGATTACGATTTTTGAAAAAGAAGCGCATGTCGGTGGTCGATTACGATCCGTCGATTTTGAATCCGGTGGACGCATCGATGAAGGTCCGACAATCGTCCTGATGCCAGGTAAGTTGAAAGAGCAGTTGGCAGAAGCAGGCGTGACGGGAGTAAAACTCGAACGGGTGGATCCATTGTATGACCTTCACTTCGACGACGGGACCGTCGTTACGAAAGTATCTGATGTCGTGGACCAAGCCATTGCGATCGAACGCCAATTCGGCGAAGGTCGTGGATTTTATGAATTCATGCATCAAAAAGAAAAGGATTATAAGACGAGTGTATCGAAATTTTTAGAACGTGGTTATCGTCGGAAAACGGAGCTGTTGCATCCAGAAATGATGCGTCCATTATTACAGATGCACGCTTTAGAGACAGCGCATGATCATTTGAAGCGATACTTCAAGAGTAAATATTTGCGCATGGCATACAGTTTCCCCACATTTTATATCGGAGGAAATCCGTATACGACACCATCCATCTATGGTTTGATTCCATACCGGGAACAAGCAGAAGGTGTCTGGTATGTAAAAGGCGGTTATTTCTCGCTTGCTGAACGCATGTATGACACATTAGTCGAACGAGGTGTCCGGTTCGTCTTCGAGGCACCCGTTGAACGAGTCGTCGTTGACCAAGGACAGGCGAAGGAAATCGTCTTACAAGGTGGAACACATGAAGCATTCGATCAAATCGTACTAAATGGAGAATTTCCATTAATGGAACGTCTTGTGGAAGGTAAACAACCTAAAACATATACTCCTTCAGGCGGGACGCTATTGCTGTATTTCAAGATGAAAGGGAAAGTTGACTTACCGGTGCATCGATTTTTGATGCCGAATGACTTGGAACCACTCATGACAAACATCTTTAAAAAAGGACGATTACCTGAACATCCGGCAGTCTATCTGTTCCATCCGAGTCAGATTGATCGTAGTTTAACAGGAACGGACGATAGCGTCGTCTATTCATTAATTCCTTCTCCTCGTGGCTATGGTGTGAAAGATTATGAAAAAGTAGACTTCGTCGAGACCGTACTCGAAAAAATCGAGCATCATCATCCGGGATTTCGGGAAAAGATACAAGAAATGAAGATTCGTACACCGAATGATGCACAGGCATTTGGACTATACGAAGGTGGCAGTTTTGGAATTGCTCCGACGATTCGTCAATCAGCTGCCTTAAAGACACAGGCAAAACCATATCCAGATATCGATCGACTATATGCCGTCGGTGCATCGGTGCATCCGTGTGGAGGAGTACCAGTCGTCATGATGGGCGCAACGATACTCGTAAACCGAATGGAACAAGAGATGGGGTGGAAACATGAATTCAGTGACGATCCAGAACGCGTATATCAAATGTGA
- a CDS encoding phytoene/squalene synthase family protein translates to MNSVTIQNAYIKCEEVIQSGSKTFYKAFSLLPKADRQAVYAIYTFCRFLDDTVDESDTPKESLMAFLNEFKRFRNGEVLNKPLWIALADVFERYEMDETPFLELAEGMRWDIEKNRYQTLEETEQYSYYVASTVGLMLLPILAPQQPDLRKSAIDLGIAMQLTNILRDVGEDAKRGRIYLPHSWMETYGVTAESLLAGRPSGDFIGLWEEVALRAEHLYDAAIPSFDWYPRESRRALKAAAFLYRGILDAARDNHYDVFTKRAYVSRWQKMKLLATI, encoded by the coding sequence ATGAATTCAGTGACGATCCAGAACGCGTATATCAAATGTGAGGAAGTCATTCAGTCCGGGTCTAAAACGTTCTATAAAGCCTTTTCACTCTTACCAAAAGCAGATCGACAAGCTGTTTATGCGATTTATACATTTTGCCGGTTCCTTGACGATACCGTCGACGAATCGGATACACCAAAAGAAAGTTTAATGGCTTTTTTGAATGAATTCAAACGATTCCGCAATGGTGAAGTACTAAATAAACCGTTATGGATTGCGTTAGCAGATGTATTTGAACGTTACGAAATGGATGAGACACCCTTTCTCGAGCTCGCGGAAGGTATGCGTTGGGACATCGAGAAAAATCGTTATCAGACGCTTGAGGAGACAGAGCAATACAGTTATTACGTAGCGAGTACTGTCGGTTTAATGTTATTGCCCATCCTTGCACCGCAACAGCCTGATCTCCGTAAGTCTGCTATTGATCTTGGAATCGCGATGCAATTAACGAATATTTTACGAGATGTTGGTGAAGATGCAAAACGCGGGCGCATCTACTTGCCTCATTCATGGATGGAGACATACGGTGTCACAGCGGAGTCGTTACTCGCTGGTCGCCCTTCAGGAGACTTTATCGGTCTCTGGGAAGAAGTTGCACTTCGAGCAGAGCATCTGTATGATGCGGCGATTCCATCGTTTGATTGGTATCCGCGGGAGAGCAGACGCGCTTTAAAGGCAGCTGCCTTCTTATACCGTGGTATCCTCGATGCGGCACGGGATAATCATTACGACGTCTTTACGAAACGGGCGTACGTCAGCCGTTGGCAAAAGATGAAGTTGCTCGCAACGATTTAA
- a CDS encoding phytoene desaturase family protein, translating into MKHIAVIGAGLGGLSAAISLAAKGFRVTVVERNAHIGGKMMPIVTEGHRFDFGPNTITMPEVFQSVILESGADPDEYFTFTKLERHTINHFSDGRTLTFSSGREAMRTEVDRFTNGQLAKNDITGYQEEVAKLHTIAKRQFFTNIDSYVRPSLWRDMLKVHPFQSLHGLHKHYFKDKELIQALDRYATYIGSSPYQTPATFSLIAHLELNDGVYFTNGGNTAIAEGFARRAKELGVVFRLGDEVTQIEVVDGQATEIELNHLEYLPVDFVVMNGDLLTQYPRLISETARPDFKNPTPAQVEPSISAYVRCIGLSRRIEGLAHHNVFFSSDYEAEFKALFDEKRYAEEPTIYISNSSVTAPEMGQAGDNLFVLVNAPATDTGHAIDFDTYDQLINQRLQSFGIDISSDVVYEQRVTPQDIEQTFFAYHGSLYGLSSNGIRSSFLRPSNRSKNVHNLFFAGGSTHPGGGSPMVTLSGKLASERIVSAVAATL; encoded by the coding sequence ATGAAACATATAGCTGTCATCGGAGCCGGTCTTGGTGGACTCAGCGCCGCCATTTCATTAGCGGCAAAAGGGTTTCGTGTCACTGTCGTCGAGCGTAATGCACATATTGGCGGCAAGATGATGCCGATCGTCACAGAAGGACATCGCTTCGACTTCGGACCGAATACGATCACAATGCCGGAAGTCTTTCAGTCTGTCATTCTCGAGTCCGGAGCAGATCCCGATGAATACTTTACATTTACGAAACTCGAGCGCCATACGATCAATCACTTTTCAGACGGACGCACGTTAACCTTTTCGTCTGGGCGAGAAGCGATGCGAACAGAAGTAGATCGTTTCACGAACGGTCAATTGGCGAAAAACGATATTACCGGTTACCAAGAGGAAGTCGCGAAGTTGCATACGATCGCCAAACGACAATTTTTCACAAATATCGATTCATATGTCCGCCCTTCCCTTTGGCGTGACATGCTAAAAGTGCATCCCTTTCAAAGTCTCCATGGACTGCATAAACACTACTTTAAGGATAAAGAGTTAATTCAGGCACTTGATCGTTATGCGACATATATCGGGAGCAGTCCGTATCAAACACCTGCTACCTTCAGTTTAATCGCTCATTTAGAATTGAATGACGGCGTCTACTTCACGAATGGGGGCAATACAGCAATCGCAGAAGGATTCGCTCGACGTGCAAAAGAACTCGGTGTCGTCTTCCGACTTGGAGATGAGGTGACACAGATCGAAGTCGTCGACGGACAAGCAACGGAAATCGAATTGAATCATTTAGAGTATCTACCCGTCGACTTCGTCGTCATGAACGGTGATTTGTTGACACAATATCCACGTCTGATCTCAGAAACCGCACGACCTGATTTTAAAAACCCGACGCCTGCTCAAGTCGAACCGTCCATTTCTGCCTATGTCCGTTGCATCGGTCTCTCACGTCGAATCGAAGGACTGGCTCATCATAACGTCTTCTTCTCTTCAGATTACGAAGCAGAGTTCAAAGCACTTTTTGATGAAAAACGTTATGCGGAGGAACCAACGATCTATATCTCCAATTCTTCCGTCACAGCCCCAGAAATGGGACAAGCGGGTGACAATCTGTTTGTACTCGTCAACGCGCCTGCGACAGATACTGGACATGCGATTGATTTTGATACGTATGATCAACTGATCAATCAACGGTTGCAGTCGTTTGGAATTGATATTTCATCAGATGTCGTCTACGAACAACGGGTCACACCACAGGATATCGAACAAACCTTCTTTGCTTATCACGGCTCGTTGTATGGCTTGTCATCCAATGGCATCCGGTCGTCTTTCCTCCGTCCGAGCAACCGTTCAAAGAATGTTCACAATTTGTTTTTTGCCGGTGGATCAACGCATCCTGGTGGTGGTAGTCCAATGGTTACGCTTTCAGGAAAACTAGCAAGTGAACGAATCGTCTCTGCTGTCGCCGCTACCCTGTGA
- a CDS encoding glycosyltransferase, translated as MSWFFFFLALAVCLYTWVNLAFLPRLTDAVQPDSLAICIPLRNEERNVRKLLDALEPALTSGMHVYLYEDRSTDRTRELLLDRIGQDNRFTVIDGLPLPVGWAGKVHACHQLARRTTEDYLLFLDADVTLTPDAICRLYGTLRTERAVFLSGFPSFPVPTFLGKCLIPIQHVLIAQHLPIPFRKVKHPAFAAANGMVVLVERHAYEQVGGHDSIRTALVDDLELCRTFKRHGWTTTLVEVAPVVSCDMYATNEEVWQGFLKNVFRGMNDSYVVGSYFLLFYLIQASVLPYLILHPSWQMGGALILLYLARFRIDRAAQIRHVWWLHPLAVLLYVILLASAMIRSFRKREITWKGRTYS; from the coding sequence ATGAGTTGGTTCTTTTTTTTCCTCGCTCTAGCTGTCTGTCTCTACACATGGGTCAATTTAGCTTTTTTACCTCGATTAACGGATGCCGTTCAACCAGATAGTCTAGCAATCTGCATCCCGTTACGTAACGAGGAGCGCAATGTACGAAAATTATTAGACGCACTGGAACCCGCTTTGACATCAGGTATGCACGTCTACTTATATGAAGATCGTTCGACCGATCGGACGCGTGAGTTATTGCTCGATCGGATTGGTCAAGACAATCGTTTTACGGTGATTGATGGTCTTCCCTTACCAGTAGGCTGGGCAGGAAAGGTCCATGCGTGTCATCAACTCGCGAGACGAACGACAGAGGACTATCTATTATTTCTCGATGCTGATGTGACACTGACACCTGATGCAATTTGTCGCTTATACGGAACGTTACGAACAGAACGAGCCGTTTTCCTTTCTGGTTTTCCGTCATTTCCTGTACCGACGTTTCTCGGGAAGTGTTTGATTCCGATACAACATGTTCTTATCGCACAGCATCTTCCGATTCCGTTTCGCAAGGTGAAACATCCGGCTTTTGCCGCTGCGAACGGAATGGTCGTCCTCGTCGAACGACATGCTTACGAACAAGTCGGTGGACATGACAGCATTCGAACGGCTCTTGTAGACGACCTAGAGCTTTGTCGTACATTTAAACGACATGGATGGACAACGACACTTGTCGAAGTCGCCCCAGTTGTTTCTTGCGACATGTACGCCACGAATGAAGAGGTCTGGCAAGGTTTTCTAAAGAATGTCTTTCGTGGGATGAACGATTCCTACGTCGTCGGATCATACTTTCTACTCTTTTACTTGATTCAAGCAAGTGTCCTACCTTATCTCATCCTTCACCCATCCTGGCAGATGGGTGGCGCACTGATTCTTCTTTACTTAGCAAGATTCCGGATCGATCGTGCGGCACAAATCCGACATGTTTGGTGGCTTCATCCACTGGCGGTACTCCTTTATGTCATCTTGCTAGCCAGTGCGATGATTCGAAGCTTTAGGAAACGGGAAATCACATGGAAGGGTCGAACCTATTCATAA
- a CDS encoding lysophospholipid acyltransferase family protein translates to MKEANKSKLAESLFHAYVDHALIRRHFHRVLYRADDLPVPGLMLATHSSWWDGMILFHLDQTCFHHDPYVMIDQAGLARFPFFSRLGAFSVDRTSFSDIKKSLQYAKARLQNGSSVWMFPQGEERHQEERPMHLASGATQLMRHADTVSLVAFYYSYGHEQQPDVYVRTRRFYPLSDERSSVQVKRLTVELTALYDDIRADAMAERVDLYRCISKRREPLPARTERWLRALRS, encoded by the coding sequence TTGAAAGAAGCAAACAAAAGCAAATTAGCTGAATCCTTATTTCATGCGTATGTTGATCATGCTTTGATCCGACGTCATTTCCACCGTGTCTTATATCGAGCAGACGATCTACCCGTCCCTGGTCTCATGCTTGCTACGCATAGTTCTTGGTGGGACGGTATGATTCTTTTTCATTTGGATCAGACCTGTTTCCATCACGACCCCTATGTCATGATTGATCAAGCAGGGCTTGCTCGTTTCCCGTTCTTCTCCCGTCTCGGAGCTTTCTCTGTCGACCGGACATCGTTCTCTGATATCAAGAAAAGCCTTCAATATGCAAAAGCACGACTCCAAAACGGAAGCAGCGTCTGGATGTTTCCTCAAGGTGAGGAACGGCATCAAGAAGAACGACCGATGCACTTAGCAAGTGGAGCAACGCAATTAATGCGTCATGCGGATACCGTGTCTCTCGTCGCCTTCTACTATTCGTACGGACATGAACAGCAACCGGATGTCTATGTAAGGACGCGTCGCTTTTATCCATTGTCTGACGAACGATCCAGTGTCCAAGTAAAACGTCTGACAGTAGAGCTAACAGCATTATATGACGACATACGAGCAGATGCGATGGCAGAGCGTGTTGATTTGTATCGCTGTATCTCAAAACGAAGGGAACCACTCCCTGCGCGAACGGAGCGCTGGTTACGGGCACTTCGGTCATGA